A genomic region of Elaeis guineensis isolate ETL-2024a chromosome 9, EG11, whole genome shotgun sequence contains the following coding sequences:
- the LOC140851513 gene encoding uncharacterized mitochondrial protein AtMg00860-like gives MNKRPPSRQEMDFMSGCKDTGQHLDHLQQVFNMLREQKLYANLKKCEFFTDSLVFLDYVVPSEGMKVDSSKVEAIISWPTPKSIHEVRSFHDLASFYHRFIKGFSTIISPITECIKSSTFKWSEDPQKSFELIKKKMTKVPILVLLDFSKVFEVDCNASSVSVGTVLSQEGKSIAYFSEKLSNNRCNYFTYDKEFYAIVRALDL, from the exons ATGAATAAAAGACCACCTTCAAGACAAGAGATGGACTTTATGAGTGGATG CAAAGATACTGGGCAGCATCTTGATCACTTGCAACAAGTCTTCAACATGCTAAGGGAGCAAAAGTTGTATGCTAATCTGAAGAAGTGTGAGTTTTTCACTGATAGCCTAGTTTTCTTAGACTATGTTGTGCCAAGTGAAGGAATGAAAGTGGATTCCAGCAAGGTGGAAGCCATCATCAGCTGGCCAACACCGAAATCTATCCATGAAGTTCGAAGTTTTCATGATCTTGCTTCATTTTATCATCGCTTCATCAAGGGATTCAGCACCATCATCTCTCCAATCACCGAATGCATCAAAAGCAGCACATTTAAGTGGAGTGAAGATCCTCAAAAAAGCTTTGAGcttattaaaaagaaaatgaCCAAGGTACCTATACTAGTACTTCTAGATTTCAGCAAGGTGTTTGAAGTAGACTGTAATGCTTCTAGTGTAAGCGTTGGTactgtccttagtcaagaaggaaAGTCAATTGCTTATTTTAGTGAGAAATTAAGCAACAACCGGTGTAACTACTTTACTTATGATAAGGAGTTCTATGCTATTGttagagccttggatctttga